The sequence CATGAGCATCAACGAGATCAGTAACATCAATATAGTCTCTGATGCAAGTTCCATCACTTGTTGGGTAGTCTGTTCCTTTAACCTATGAATAAAACCAAGAATCTTATCATTTCTATAAAATATGCAACATCCTGTTCCTGTTCATAGAAGACTttataaatgatctaaataaCATTAGGAAAAGATAGAGGAAAATACCTTCAACCCTGGTATGATACCTAGTGCTGCATCAAAGCAAGCACCAGATATACGCCCATGTTCTCGTAGTTCAGGTCTCGGGGCTTCACCTAATCTTCCCTCTGGATCTGACCCGATGACATTGAAATATCTATCAATGTAGAGAAATAAATTAGTCCCATACTCCAGAAGATTTCATACTCGAAGTTGTTACCATCAGCAACAGACCTTAGGATCATGACTGCCAGGTTGGATCTCTTTGAGAAATCCAAAATGATATCCTCTGCCATCTTTTTGGCCTTCCCATATGGGTTGATAGGTAGCTGGATTGCACATGAAATCACATTTGTTACCATTTACACATACAGTACCTTAGACGAAAGCATTAGAAGGTTTTATCAAGGACATTATATCAACAGCACAGAATGGTCTTTAGCCAGCAAAACTAGACGCCAATAAGGTCAAGTCCATCGAAGCAATCAGATATCCTTAATCACCTGAGGAGTTTCTTCTGTGATAGGCATTTTTTCTGGTTCTCCATAAGTAGCACATGTACTTGAGTAAATAAAAGTTTTTACACCATGCGCTGCCATCGCCTCAAGAATCACCAAGGTATTTGCTGTGATATTGTGATAGTACCTATTGCAGAAAAAGTTACACATAAACAAATGCAAGATTCAGAATAAAATATAACACTAGAATCCAGAATGCATTAACTATTCTGATTCATTGAAATTAAGTTATAAATACATTGTAGATGCTGAGGACAAAGATTCTATGAATTGGAAGCCAGCGGAATATCAAACTACAAATTATTGGATTTAACCCAAATTTCAACATCTAAATATCATAGTCAATTCTAAATAAATGACTTACAAATCCACACATGACAAAGTCTTACATAATAGACATAGTTGGGCTTCAAATGCCATGCTCTGAACCCATATTCCCAGGGTGTGATATTTGTAGCAAGATTACCAAAACATGTGCAGTCATGAGTATCCATGTCATGAATTGTTAAACCCTTTTCTAATCTCATACATCTGCTAATTGAATTCCAGGATATATGATAGCATTCCCTTTTACTTTACAAACTATTTGAGTCCATTACAGAGATCTATAGCCTAGACAAAAGATATCAGATATCACATCTAATTATGTATAATTTAACAAAACATAGTAGAAACAAATACTAACTGTTTGGTATTTTACTACACCTTAACAAGGTACTTAACAAGGAAACCCAAGGTGTTCGATGACCTTGATCACACATAATAGAAAGAGGTCCTCAAACAATTTTTTTTCATCTCAAATCATTACAAATATTATTTTGAGATTGTCATAGTTGATAGTGTCACTATAAGGAACACAAAATCACATCAGGATGAATGGAAAGAGGATTGAATATCATAATACAGATTTAGCTTGGAAAACTGCTATCTCAAATCATAAATGCACAATAAGGCCATCAGATAGCAGTTAATATGTCTTATTTATGATCCACATATAGAGAGTTAAAAGATTTCGTTGTGTTTTTGCTACCAGAACCTAGAAGCAATATACAGCAGAAATTTAATAGGGTTAAATCTCCCAAAAACAAGGCTTAAAAGGTTGCATAGacattcacaaaaaaaaaggagGTAAGATGTAGATGCTGACACACTGCCACTCAACCTTAAGCTCTCCTCCCGATTTGTACAGAAATATTAATAGGAAAGCATATGCAGATGTTGCAGCAAAACTATATAGGGTTATGTTTAAACATTAACAAGGTCCAGCCTTAGAGATATATAAATTTATACAAGGAAACAAAATCCTGTTCCTATTTTCCTTTGTGAGATGCTTGAACGAATAGCAGACCTGAGAGGTTCAAGTGTGCTTTCCCCTACATAAGCAACTGCAGCAAAGTGCATAACAGCATCAAATGCATTTTCAGCAAATATGCGGTTGACCTTGTGTTCTGTTAAGAAAAAACTTCAGGACATTTGAGCCAAAATTCAACAGCATTGAATTAGTTTGCCAAAATAATATTCAATTGATCAGGATACAGCTCTGGCATCCCCTAAGTCAGCATAAATAAATTGAAGTCTCCCAGGCTCTGGGAACATCTGCTGAAGAACCTTAATAGCTCCAAGATTACCTCTGGAAAGGTTATCCTGTAGGAATCAGCCATAAGGACTAATTATAGCTACATAAAATTGATTATTAGAATATCAATGATCTGAATATAATATATCCATATATGTGATTGGTAGAGTTATATACCACTATTGTAACTCGATACGAGTCTTTCAGGAGTCTAAGTGTAGCATGCGAACCAATATAGCCAGCACCGCCTGTCACTAAGACATGAGTAACGCCAGGTTCATGACGAGAGAACTGCAAGAAGAAGGATAGTTCAGAGTCATTATTTACGGAGCCATATGAAGAAAGTAAATTAGCACTCGATACAGATGTTTTATCTTCTAATAGTCACCAAAAAAGGAAACTTATGTAGGCTGTAACATATAAACATTTCAAATTAGAAGGTTTAGATTACGTAAACAAAGCATTTTCAAAATAAAATTCACATAGTCTTTTGAACTCTTCACCAAGTTGTGATAAACACACAAAAGTTAGCTATAAAGCTGGTTATCCGCATAAGAAAGTATCGATTTGATTTTCAAATTCTCAAATATGAAAAAACCTCCTGTAGTAACAGAAAGAAAGCAGTCATCCAAATGCCTGATCATCTTCGATGTCAAATATGCCATGTATCTGAAATCATGGGATATCTAATGAATTGAATATGTGGATGAAGATGAAATTACTCTAGCATTATTTAGAGTGCAAGGCAGCCTAACAGCAACCAATCTCTAGACAGTATATTGATTCAAATAGGCATCTCCAAACAAACCAAGAGGATCCCAGAtaacataaatatataaaatcagTGATCATTTACAGTACGCACAATCACTACCTTTTTAGTGTCAATTTAGGAGAGCCCTTTAAATCCAAACTTATGACAATATCAAAAATTTGCCCAGAAAAGTGTAAGGCAGAGCCAAATTCAGCATACATGAAACAATTCTAATCCCAAAGTTGCTGAATTTTGTTATAAAAATAACTAAGCATGTTAAATGGCGTAAAAAACGTACCACACTAGTACCGCTAAAACTCGGGGACTGCTTTAAAATTAGTACGCAGAAGGCTGTAAGAATGACCACCATAAGAAGTTTTGCAAGAATATGAGGTTTCCGTCTTGAATCTGAGTAGTCCATTCCTGCAAAAAAGATAAATTAAGCATCAGATCTATGAGGGGAtctctaaataaaaaaataatagaaacaaCAAATTGAATACAGTAAAGAGAAAGACTTGAGCAGACAAAATCCTGAAACAGATCAGATTAAAATAAACAAAATTACAAAACACCTTGACGAATTTCACAAAGGGCATAAGTCTCTTCAAAAGACAATCAACGTCcaagaaataaacaaataaaaatatgaaaattacCATCGTAAAAGGAAGTAGTTACTACATAAATCAGaaaaatcatattcaagagaaccaataatataattaaaattacaaaaaaaagagAACAGTTAACTAACTAGAGAAGAAGATGATCTTAGTCTCCAAAGAGAAGTAATATGAACCTGAAAAGGGCCAAGGTCTAACAGCCCTGGGCTGACTTCTACTTCTGTTGCTGGGTAGCATGTGAGGAAGATCCTTCATATTAAACCACAAGGATCAAATTGCGAAATTTGTATAAACAATCTTCACCTCTCCAATGAACCGAACCTCCGATTGCCAGCCAGATCAAGAGATCTGTAGCACAGAAAATTTTATAGTTGAATAAGCAAGTAAAAAGTTCACCTTAGCGAAGAAGATCGGCAATATTCTTCTTACTGTTCAAATTCCTAAACAGTC comes from Musa acuminata AAA Group cultivar baxijiao chromosome BXJ3-3, Cavendish_Baxijiao_AAA, whole genome shotgun sequence and encodes:
- the LOC103979020 gene encoding probable UDP-arabinose 4-epimerase 2 isoform X1; translated protein: MKDLPHMLPSNRSRSQPRAVRPWPFSGMDYSDSRRKPHILAKLLMVVILTAFCVLILKQSPSFSGTSVFSRHEPGVTHVLVTGGAGYIGSHATLRLLKDSYRVTIVDNLSRGNLGAIKVLQQMFPEPGRLQFIYADLGDARAVNRIFAENAFDAVMHFAAVAYVGESTLEPLRYYHNITANTLVILEAMAAHGVKTFIYSSTCATYGEPEKMPITEETPQLPINPYGKAKKMAEDIILDFSKRSNLAVMILRYFNVIGSDPEGRLGEAPRPELREHGRISGACFDAALGIIPGLKVKGTDYPTSDGTCIRDYIDVTDLVDAHVKALDKAKPSKVGIFNVGTGKGRSVKEFVEACKKATGVNIKVDYLERRPGDYAEVYSDPSKINHKLNWTARYTDLQESLSIAWRWQKSHPNGYGTRSVMAV
- the LOC103979020 gene encoding probable UDP-arabinose 4-epimerase 2 isoform X2, which produces MLPSNRSRSQPRAVRPWPFSGMDYSDSRRKPHILAKLLMVVILTAFCVLILKQSPSFSGTSVFSRHEPGVTHVLVTGGAGYIGSHATLRLLKDSYRVTIVDNLSRGNLGAIKVLQQMFPEPGRLQFIYADLGDARAVNRIFAENAFDAVMHFAAVAYVGESTLEPLRYYHNITANTLVILEAMAAHGVKTFIYSSTCATYGEPEKMPITEETPQLPINPYGKAKKMAEDIILDFSKRSNLAVMILRYFNVIGSDPEGRLGEAPRPELREHGRISGACFDAALGIIPGLKVKGTDYPTSDGTCIRDYIDVTDLVDAHVKALDKAKPSKVGIFNVGTGKGRSVKEFVEACKKATGVNIKVDYLERRPGDYAEVYSDPSKINHKLNWTARYTDLQESLSIAWRWQKSHPNGYGTRSVMAV